Proteins found in one Acidobacteriota bacterium genomic segment:
- the queA gene encoding tRNA preQ1(34) S-adenosylmethionine ribosyltransferase-isomerase QueA, protein MDVAEFDFELPPEAIAQRPAPRGTARLMTLDRASGAFAHGSVADLPGLLGAGDVLVLNDTKVIPARIFGTDEKGRRTEFLLVQREDSSSGPELWRCLAKPGRRVKAGRKFSFEGDWTAELESRSVEGGLYTLRFTKHGSKEDLLLSLQSIGSAPLPPYIHRPNGVADAQDRLDYQTVFAREPGAIAAPTAGLHFTESMLAETAARGVTIARVTLHVGLGTFKPVKSDRVEDHRMDFERAFIPEDTAAAVNRAKDEGRRVVAVGTTSVRTLEASARLHRGRVAPGAFETDLFLVPGAEFRVVDALLTNFHLPRSTLLMLLSAFAGRERVLAAYREAVRAGYRFFSYGDAMFVA, encoded by the coding sequence GTGGACGTCGCCGAATTCGACTTCGAGCTCCCGCCCGAGGCCATCGCCCAGCGCCCTGCCCCACGCGGCACCGCTCGCCTCATGACGCTCGACCGGGCGTCGGGCGCGTTCGCCCACGGGTCGGTCGCGGATCTCCCGGGCCTGCTCGGCGCCGGCGACGTCCTCGTCCTCAACGACACGAAGGTCATCCCCGCGCGGATCTTTGGCACCGACGAGAAAGGGCGAAGGACGGAGTTCCTGCTCGTCCAGAGAGAAGATTCTTCGAGTGGTCCCGAGCTTTGGCGCTGTCTCGCGAAGCCGGGGAGGCGGGTGAAGGCCGGGAGGAAGTTTTCCTTCGAAGGTGATTGGACGGCGGAGCTGGAATCCCGGAGCGTCGAAGGCGGCCTTTACACGCTGCGGTTCACGAAGCACGGGAGCAAAGAAGATCTCCTTCTTTCCCTGCAGTCGATCGGCTCCGCTCCCCTGCCGCCGTACATCCACCGCCCGAACGGCGTCGCCGACGCGCAGGACCGTCTCGACTACCAGACCGTCTTCGCGCGCGAGCCCGGCGCGATCGCGGCGCCGACGGCGGGCCTGCATTTCACGGAGTCCATGCTCGCCGAGACCGCTGCGCGCGGCGTGACGATCGCCCGCGTGACGCTCCACGTCGGGCTCGGGACGTTCAAGCCCGTGAAGTCCGACCGCGTGGAGGATCACCGGATGGACTTCGAGCGGGCCTTCATTCCGGAGGACACCGCCGCCGCCGTGAACCGCGCGAAGGACGAGGGCCGGCGCGTCGTCGCGGTCGGCACGACGAGCGTCCGGACGCTCGAGGCCTCGGCCCGCCTCCACCGGGGGCGCGTCGCGCCCGGCGCGTTCGAGACGGACCTCTTCCTCGTGCCGGGCGCGGAGTTCCGCGTCGTCGACGCGCTCCTCACGAACTTCCACCTCCCACGCTCCACGCTCCTGATGCTCCTCTCCGCCTTCGCGGGGCGGGAGCGCGTGCTCGCCGCGTATCGGGAGGCGGTCCGGGCCGGCTACCGCTTCTTCAGCTACGGCGATGCTATGTTCGTCGCGTGA
- a CDS encoding KUP/HAK/KT family potassium transporter, with amino-acid sequence MLSLGALGVVYGDIGTSPLYALRESLSPAEHGLALNPENVLGVLSLIVWSLVLLVAVKYVVIVLRADNEGEGGILALMTLVSRCLQKDDPRRRVVIVLGLFGAALLYGDGLITPAISVLSAAEGLKARSPALAPLVVPFAVAVLVVLFSVQRKGTGRIGTFFGPVMLVWFGTLAVLGVREILRAPGVLLAVDPSHAVRFFAHNGMKGFLVLGSVVLVVTGGEAVYADMGHFGARPIRIAWFTLVLPALLLNYFGQGALLLREPAALENPLFAMVPPWAILPMVALATAATTIASQALISGVFSLTHQAVQLRFLPRLQVLHTSATERGQIYLPAMNSALLVGCVFFVVSFGSSSRLAGAYGVAVTATMLLTTLLFTVLLAAGWHVARWKVVLFAAVFLAAEGAFFGANLAKLWHGGWIPLLLGAGIYALMATWKQGQRVLVEALRRTSSAFARPVEEHILDVRRNKPPRLGHPAVYMERFHDLVPPALYLNWQHNRALHDPVILLTVETADVPRVPPSERRHVTDLGEGFFRVVLRWGFMEDPDVPEGLKGLVLAGRPLDPDTISYVLGKDSIISTERESGMARWRERLFSWMRRNEARAAAFYRIPPARAIEFGIQVEI; translated from the coding sequence GTGCTGTCCCTCGGCGCGCTGGGCGTCGTGTACGGTGACATCGGCACGAGCCCGCTCTACGCGCTGCGTGAATCGCTGAGCCCCGCCGAGCACGGCCTCGCCTTGAACCCGGAGAACGTCCTCGGCGTCCTTTCGCTCATCGTCTGGTCGCTCGTCCTTCTCGTGGCGGTCAAGTACGTCGTAATCGTTCTCAGGGCCGACAACGAAGGAGAGGGCGGCATCCTCGCCCTCATGACGCTCGTCAGCCGCTGTCTCCAGAAGGACGATCCGCGCCGGCGCGTGGTCATCGTGCTCGGCCTCTTCGGCGCGGCCCTTCTGTACGGCGACGGTCTCATCACGCCGGCCATCTCGGTCCTCTCGGCCGCCGAGGGCCTGAAGGCGCGCAGCCCGGCGCTCGCTCCCCTCGTCGTGCCGTTCGCCGTCGCCGTCCTCGTCGTCCTTTTCTCGGTCCAGAGGAAGGGAACGGGCCGGATCGGGACGTTCTTCGGCCCCGTCATGCTCGTGTGGTTCGGGACGCTCGCGGTCCTCGGCGTGCGCGAGATCCTGCGGGCGCCCGGCGTCCTGCTCGCCGTCGACCCCTCGCACGCGGTTCGTTTCTTCGCGCACAACGGGATGAAGGGGTTCCTCGTCCTCGGATCGGTCGTCCTCGTCGTGACGGGCGGCGAAGCCGTCTACGCCGACATGGGGCATTTCGGTGCGCGGCCGATCCGCATCGCATGGTTCACGCTCGTTCTGCCCGCGCTTCTCCTCAACTACTTCGGCCAGGGCGCGCTCCTCCTGCGCGAGCCGGCCGCCCTCGAGAACCCGCTCTTCGCGATGGTTCCGCCGTGGGCGATTCTCCCGATGGTCGCGCTCGCGACGGCCGCGACGACAATCGCGTCCCAGGCGCTCATCTCCGGCGTCTTCTCTCTCACGCACCAGGCCGTCCAGCTCCGCTTCCTCCCCCGCCTGCAGGTTCTCCACACGTCGGCGACCGAACGCGGGCAGATCTACCTCCCCGCGATGAATTCGGCGCTGCTCGTGGGCTGCGTCTTCTTCGTCGTCTCCTTCGGCTCGTCGAGCCGGCTCGCGGGCGCTTACGGCGTGGCCGTCACCGCCACCATGCTGCTCACGACGCTCCTCTTCACCGTGCTTCTCGCGGCGGGCTGGCACGTGGCGCGCTGGAAGGTCGTCCTCTTCGCCGCCGTCTTCCTCGCGGCGGAAGGGGCGTTCTTCGGCGCGAACCTCGCGAAGCTGTGGCACGGAGGCTGGATCCCGCTTCTTCTCGGCGCGGGGATCTACGCGCTCATGGCGACGTGGAAACAGGGCCAGCGCGTCCTCGTCGAGGCGCTGCGCAGGACGTCCTCGGCGTTCGCGAGGCCCGTGGAGGAGCACATCCTGGACGTCCGGCGCAACAAGCCGCCGCGCCTCGGCCACCCCGCGGTTTACATGGAGCGATTCCACGACCTCGTGCCGCCGGCTCTGTACCTGAACTGGCAGCACAACCGCGCACTGCACGATCCGGTCATCCTTCTCACGGTCGAGACCGCCGACGTCCCGCGCGTCCCACCGTCGGAACGACGGCATGTCACGGATCTCGGCGAGGGCTTCTTCCGGGTCGTGCTGAGGTGGGGCTTCATGGAGGACCCCGACGTGCCCGAAGGCCTGAAAGGGCTCGTCCTCGCCGGAAGGCCTCTCGACCCGGACACGATCAGCTACGTACTCGGGAAGGACTCGATCATCTCGACGGAGCGCGAGAGCGGGATGGCGCGCTGGCGCGAGCGCCTCTTCTCGTGGATGCGCCGCAACGAGGCCCGCGCGGCCGCGTTCTACCGGATCCCGCCCGCGCGGGCGATCGAGTTCGGGATCCAGGTCGAGATCTGA
- a CDS encoding aminopeptidase P family protein, whose product MSRAFSRRRFLASGSAFAAAPLLPAFADGPAPAPAGAAAPPLPPEFPRETYRERQERALAAAKSAGLDALVAVPSTSMAWLCGTDPGRSERLMALVLRPKVPSAFVTPFFEDERVRRDAVVDRTAVWQEHEDPIKLLATLLSGARRIGVEGTTDFHTASRLRDATGARLVDAAGLFDGLRAVKSDAETAILKDAASRMVAAIAATHARLAAGMTERGVGEILSGELRRLGVRGGALVQFGASAALPHGGPGDARLAKGDVVLIDGGCRVRGYTSDITRTVAFGSASDEVRKVYAAVDAAQRAAFAAFRAGAIPEDVDRSARKVIEDAGYGAFFTHRLGHGLGMDGHEAPYLVQGNRAPLVAGNVCTLEPGVYLPGKLGVRIEDDVLATADGCQTLSVRPPELVVLPA is encoded by the coding sequence ATGAGTCGCGCCTTCTCCCGCCGCCGCTTCCTCGCCTCCGGCTCCGCGTTCGCGGCTGCGCCCCTCCTCCCGGCCTTCGCGGACGGCCCGGCGCCGGCGCCTGCGGGTGCGGCCGCTCCGCCGCTCCCGCCCGAGTTTCCCCGCGAGACGTACCGCGAAAGGCAGGAGCGCGCGCTCGCCGCCGCGAAGTCCGCCGGCCTCGATGCGCTCGTCGCCGTGCCGTCGACGAGCATGGCCTGGCTCTGCGGCACCGATCCCGGGCGCAGCGAGCGGCTCATGGCGCTCGTCCTCCGCCCGAAGGTCCCGTCCGCGTTCGTGACCCCGTTCTTCGAGGACGAGCGCGTCCGCCGCGATGCGGTCGTCGACCGGACGGCCGTCTGGCAGGAGCACGAAGACCCGATCAAGCTGCTCGCGACGCTCCTGTCCGGCGCGAGGCGCATCGGCGTCGAGGGGACGACCGACTTCCACACGGCCTCGCGGCTGCGCGACGCGACGGGCGCGCGCCTCGTGGACGCTGCGGGGCTCTTCGACGGCCTGCGCGCCGTCAAGTCCGATGCCGAGACGGCGATCCTGAAGGACGCCGCCTCGCGCATGGTCGCCGCGATTGCGGCCACGCACGCGCGGCTCGCGGCGGGCATGACGGAGCGCGGGGTCGGCGAGATCCTGTCCGGCGAGCTGCGCCGCCTCGGCGTGCGGGGCGGTGCGCTCGTACAGTTCGGCGCATCCGCCGCGCTGCCCCACGGCGGACCCGGCGACGCGCGCCTCGCAAAGGGCGACGTCGTCCTGATCGACGGCGGCTGCCGCGTCCGCGGGTACACCTCCGACATCACGCGGACTGTCGCCTTCGGCTCCGCGTCGGACGAGGTGCGGAAGGTCTACGCGGCGGTCGACGCCGCCCAGCGCGCGGCGTTCGCCGCGTTCCGCGCGGGGGCAATCCCCGAAGACGTCGACCGCTCGGCCCGCAAGGTGATCGAGGACGCCGGCTACGGCGCGTTTTTCACGCATCGTCTCGGGCACGGCCTCGGGATGGACGGCCACGAGGCCCCGTATCTGGTGCAGGGCAACCGCGCTCCGCTCGTCGCGGGCAACGTCTGCACGCTCGAGCCCGGCGTCTACCTGCCCGGGAAGCTCGGCGTGAGGATCGAGGACGACGTCCTCGCGACGGCGGACGGGTGCCAGACGCTGTCCGTCCGGCCGCCCGAGCTCGTCGTCCTGCCCGCCTGA
- a CDS encoding cytidylate kinase-like family protein — protein MISHLPAAGLADRQGHFREVRRLSELETPRPAVAEGPWIALSRELGSGGGDLARLLGEALGWRVYDREILSAVAEEMHNDAFALERFDEKGVRAVGEYIVPFILQDDPGQASVLVGLRHVIQRIGREGKAVVVGRGANFVLNPAGGLRVRAVGTPAERAEALARTQGIAVSEARRRVAESDAAQRTFVRQAFQREIEDPAGYDLVLSPLALGLPAAAAAILAAARTKLGL, from the coding sequence ATGATTTCCCACCTTCCCGCCGCCGGACTCGCCGACCGCCAGGGCCATTTCCGGGAAGTCCGCCGCCTCTCGGAGCTCGAGACGCCCCGCCCTGCCGTGGCGGAGGGGCCGTGGATCGCGCTCTCGAGGGAGCTGGGCTCCGGGGGCGGCGACCTCGCCCGGCTCCTCGGCGAGGCGCTCGGCTGGCGCGTCTACGACCGCGAGATCCTCTCGGCCGTCGCCGAGGAGATGCACAACGACGCATTCGCCCTCGAGCGGTTCGACGAGAAGGGCGTCCGCGCGGTGGGCGAATACATCGTTCCGTTCATCCTGCAAGACGATCCAGGCCAGGCGTCCGTCCTCGTCGGGCTGCGGCACGTGATCCAGAGGATCGGCCGCGAAGGCAAGGCGGTCGTCGTCGGCCGTGGCGCAAACTTCGTCCTCAATCCGGCTGGCGGCCTGAGGGTCCGCGCCGTCGGCACGCCTGCCGAGCGCGCCGAAGCCCTCGCTCGGACGCAAGGCATCGCCGTATCCGAGGCACGCCGGCGCGTCGCGGAAAGCGACGCCGCGCAGCGCACGTTCGTGCGGCAGGCATTCCAGCGCGAGATCGAAGACCCCGCGGGTTACGACCTCGTCCTCAGCCCGCTGGCTCTCGGCC